In Chryseobacterium oryzae, the genomic stretch TCAAAAGCCTTGCCCGCTTCTGACTCTAAGGCAAAAACGAGCAAAACATTTTTATATTCTTTTTGATTGATAATCATATCCTTACACTAAGGCTTTTTTAGAAAGAAAAGTGTCAAAGTTCTTGCACCTTGAGCACCGTGAACTAAGACAGCACCAATGTCTGCCGTCGCAGAAGGCCCCATCATAAAGCATCCATAATGAGCGTCCGGGAAATTGGCAATCTTGTAAGCGGTATGCATATTTTCGGTGATATCATCCGGATCCAGCAACACCGCCAAATGTTGGGATAAAAAACCAATAGAATCGGTAACGAGAGATTTTTCGGTAACCCAAACCATTCCCATTTCTGCCACGCCAAATTCGGCACGGAAAACGCCCAAATCAACATCATTAAGATCTGCCGGTTTTTGAACATTAATCTCTTTATTTCCCAGCCATTCCTGTGTTGCAGAACATACCACCTTGGCATCGGGAAGCTTATTCCGCATAATCTCCTGAGCTTCTTCCACAGATCCTACATCATAGAAATCGACGGCCGCCAATTTGGCGTTCTTTTCGAACACTTCTTTCAGGTTAACATTCGATTTTTTAAAATCCGGCACGAGAGGATAATCTACTTTTTCTCTGTTAACCAGATTCTCCTTCACACTATTTAATAACTCTTCTTTAGTCATTTTTTGATCTGTTTTTCTTATACCAATCTCTAAAAGTTTCTTTCTTCACATCCGGCAATTCCCGGTCTTCGACCCAAGGATCTAACTTGCTGTTTTCCAATATAGATTTCGGCAATATATTAAGCATATTAAAGGCTGTTTTCTCCATTTTTTCAAAAGCTTTGGGGCTGCCCAGCAAACGGTCGGCGGCGGCAAATGCCAATCGTCTTCCGAATGGTGTTTTTTTGTTTTCCATCATTACTTTTCGCCATTCCAGAATCTGATCAGAAATATTGATATGAACCGGACAAATCTCGGTACAA encodes the following:
- a CDS encoding LutC/YkgG family protein: MTKEELLNSVKENLVNREKVDYPLVPDFKKSNVNLKEVFEKNAKLAAVDFYDVGSVEEAQEIMRNKLPDAKVVCSATQEWLGNKEINVQKPADLNDVDLGVFRAEFGVAEMGMVWVTEKSLVTDSIGFLSQHLAVLLDPDDITENMHTAYKIANFPDAHYGCFMMGPSATADIGAVLVHGAQGARTLTLFFLKKP